A region from the Streptomyces lydicus genome encodes:
- a CDS encoding FAD-binding oxidoreductase — translation MDLIARLRAGLPGEAILTDPDVTGSYANDMASFCEAGTPAVVVLPRTVEQVQHVMRTATELRVPVVPQGARTGLSGAANASDGCLVLSLVKMDRIIEINPVDRIAVVEPGVINAVLSRAVNEHGLYYPPDPSSWEQCSIGGNIGTASGGLCCVKYGVTAEYVLGLDVVLADGRLLKTGRRTAKGVAGYDLTRLFVGSEGSLGIVVRAVLALKPEPPAQLALAAEFPSTAAACEAVCEIMARGHAPSLLELMDRTSIRAVNDMAQMGLPDSTEALLLAAFDTPDPAADLAAVGALCTAAGATEVVPAETAAESDLLLQARRLTLTALERVKSATMIDDVCVPRSRLAELLDGTAAIAEKYDLTIGVCAHAGDGNTHPTVCFDAADPDESRRARESFDAIMALGLQLGGTITGEHGVGVLKKEWLARELGPVGLELQRGIKGVFDPLGILNPGKLF, via the coding sequence ATGGACCTCATCGCACGTCTGCGCGCCGGGCTCCCCGGGGAAGCGATCCTCACCGACCCCGATGTGACCGGCTCCTACGCCAACGACATGGCGAGCTTCTGCGAGGCCGGGACGCCCGCCGTGGTCGTGCTGCCGCGCACCGTCGAGCAGGTCCAGCACGTCATGCGGACGGCCACGGAACTGCGGGTCCCGGTCGTCCCGCAGGGCGCGCGCACGGGCCTGTCGGGCGCCGCCAACGCCTCCGACGGCTGCCTGGTGCTCTCACTGGTCAAGATGGACCGGATCATCGAGATCAACCCCGTCGACCGGATCGCGGTGGTCGAACCCGGTGTCATCAACGCCGTGCTGTCCCGCGCGGTGAACGAGCACGGCCTCTACTACCCGCCCGATCCCTCCAGTTGGGAGCAGTGCTCGATCGGCGGGAACATCGGCACCGCCTCCGGCGGCCTGTGCTGCGTCAAATACGGGGTCACCGCCGAGTACGTCCTCGGCCTGGACGTGGTCCTCGCCGACGGGCGGCTGCTGAAGACCGGCCGCCGCACCGCCAAGGGCGTCGCGGGCTACGACCTCACCCGGCTGTTCGTCGGCTCCGAGGGGAGCCTGGGCATCGTCGTACGCGCCGTGCTCGCCCTCAAGCCGGAGCCGCCCGCGCAGCTGGCGCTGGCCGCCGAATTCCCCTCCACCGCGGCCGCCTGCGAGGCGGTCTGCGAGATCATGGCCCGCGGCCACGCCCCGTCGCTGCTGGAGCTGATGGACCGTACGAGCATCCGCGCGGTCAACGACATGGCGCAGATGGGCCTCCCGGACAGCACCGAGGCGCTGCTGCTGGCCGCCTTCGACACCCCTGACCCGGCCGCCGACCTCGCCGCCGTCGGCGCGCTGTGCACCGCCGCTGGCGCCACCGAGGTGGTGCCGGCCGAGACCGCCGCCGAGTCCGACCTGCTGCTGCAGGCCCGCCGGCTGACCCTGACCGCCCTGGAGCGGGTCAAATCCGCCACGATGATCGACGATGTGTGCGTACCGCGCTCCCGGCTCGCCGAACTGCTCGACGGCACCGCTGCCATCGCGGAGAAGTACGACCTGACCATCGGTGTCTGCGCGCACGCGGGGGACGGCAACACCCACCCCACGGTCTGCTTCGACGCCGCGGACCCCGACGAGTCCCGCCGGGCCCGGGAGTCCTTCGACGCCATCATGGCGCTCGGCCTGCAACTGGGCGGCACCATCACCGGTGAGCACGGCGTCGGTGTCCTGAAGAAGGAGTGGCTGGCCCGCGAACTGGGTCCGGTGGGCCTGGAGTTGCAGCGCGGCATCAAGGGCGTCTTCGACCCGCTGGGAATCCTCAACCCCGGAAAGCTCTTCTGA
- a CDS encoding ribosomal protein L7/L12, whose translation MDSAPFIAAVLLLIAVSGFARASDLRAKRQDLRLQRLEHKVDLLLAQAGIAEPEDPRLAELDALLAQGKKIQAIKVHREVTGSGLAEAKEAVERRMR comes from the coding sequence ATGGACTCCGCACCCTTCATAGCAGCAGTTCTCCTCCTCATCGCTGTCTCCGGCTTCGCCCGGGCGAGTGACCTCCGGGCCAAGCGGCAGGACCTCAGGCTCCAGCGGCTGGAACACAAGGTGGACCTGCTGCTCGCGCAGGCCGGCATCGCCGAGCCGGAGGACCCCAGGCTGGCCGAGCTGGACGCCCTGCTGGCACAGGGGAAGAAGATCCAGGCGATCAAGGTGCACCGCGAGGTGACCGGTTCCGGACTCGCCGAGGCCAAGGAAGCGGTCGAACGCCGGATGCGCTGA
- a CDS encoding dihydrolipoyl dehydrogenase family protein: protein MAATEATQAADEAYDVIVLGAGPTGENVADRAHAAGLSAVVVESELVGGECSYWACMPSKALLRPVAARAEARRVPGLKDAADVPLEVPAVLAHRDEFVSYWKDDGQVRWLDSLGIDLVRGHGRLAGPRRVVVDGGRVLTARHAVAVCTGSRAVLPPVPGLAEARPWTSREATSAKAVPGRLVVVGGGVVGVEMATAWRALGSSVTLLVRGDGLLPRMEPFAGHLVAESLAEAGVFLRTGVEVREVRREAPGGPVTVLLDSGDEIVADELLIATGRSPRTEDIGLDTVGLTPGSWLDVDDSLRVTGVTGGWLYGVGDVNHRALLTHQGKYQARIAGAAISARARGVPILESDRWGAHAATADRLAVPQVVFTDPEAASVGLTAAAAEQAGYRTRVIDQDLAAVAGASLYADGYRGRARMVVDLDREVLLGATFVGSGVAELVHSATVAVAGEVPLERLWHAVPSYPTISEVWLRLLEAYRG, encoded by the coding sequence ATGGCAGCGACCGAAGCGACCCAAGCCGCTGATGAGGCGTATGACGTCATCGTGCTGGGGGCCGGGCCGACGGGTGAGAACGTCGCCGACCGGGCACACGCCGCCGGGCTGAGCGCGGTGGTCGTGGAGAGCGAACTCGTCGGCGGCGAATGCTCCTACTGGGCGTGCATGCCCAGCAAGGCCCTGCTGCGCCCGGTCGCCGCCCGAGCCGAGGCACGCCGGGTCCCCGGCCTCAAGGACGCCGCCGACGTCCCCCTGGAGGTGCCGGCGGTGCTCGCCCACCGCGACGAGTTCGTCTCCTACTGGAAGGACGACGGACAGGTCCGCTGGCTGGACTCGCTCGGCATCGACCTGGTGCGCGGACACGGCCGGCTGGCCGGGCCCCGGCGGGTGGTCGTCGACGGCGGACGGGTGCTCACCGCCCGGCACGCGGTCGCGGTGTGCACCGGCAGCCGCGCGGTGCTGCCCCCCGTCCCCGGGCTCGCCGAGGCCAGGCCCTGGACCAGCCGCGAGGCCACCAGCGCCAAGGCCGTACCGGGCCGGCTGGTGGTGGTCGGCGGCGGCGTGGTCGGCGTCGAGATGGCCACCGCCTGGCGGGCCCTGGGCTCCTCCGTGACGCTGCTGGTACGCGGCGACGGGCTGCTGCCCCGTATGGAGCCGTTCGCCGGCCACCTGGTCGCCGAATCGCTCGCCGAGGCCGGCGTCTTCCTGCGGACCGGCGTCGAGGTGCGCGAGGTGCGCAGGGAGGCACCGGGCGGCCCCGTCACCGTGCTCCTGGACTCCGGAGACGAGATCGTCGCCGACGAACTGCTGATCGCCACCGGCCGCTCCCCGCGCACCGAGGACATCGGCCTGGACACGGTCGGCCTGACCCCCGGCTCCTGGCTGGACGTCGACGACAGCCTCCGGGTGACGGGCGTGACCGGCGGCTGGCTCTACGGCGTCGGCGACGTCAACCACCGTGCCCTCCTGACCCACCAGGGCAAGTACCAGGCCAGGATCGCCGGTGCCGCCATCTCCGCGCGTGCCAGGGGCGTCCCGATCCTGGAGTCCGACCGCTGGGGCGCGCACGCCGCCACCGCCGACCGTCTCGCCGTCCCGCAGGTCGTCTTCACCGACCCCGAAGCCGCCTCGGTGGGCCTGACCGCCGCCGCGGCCGAGCAGGCCGGGTACCGCACCCGGGTGATCGACCAGGACCTGGCGGCCGTCGCCGGGGCGTCCCTGTACGCGGACGGCTACCGCGGCCGCGCCCGGATGGTCGTCGACCTGGACCGCGAGGTGCTGCTCGGCGCCACCTTCGTCGGCTCCGGGGTCGCGGAGCTGGTGCACTCCGCGACGGTCGCGGTGGCCGGCGAGGTCCCCCTCGAACGGCTGTGGCACGCGGTGCCCTCCTACCCGACGATCAGCGAGGTGTGGCTGCGGCTGCTGGAGGCCTACCGCGGCTGA
- a CDS encoding SsgA family sporulation/cell division regulator, producing MHTVVERELELGLVLSPGRSVPVPARLTYRTDDPYAVHVAFHIGSHSPVRWTFARELLVEGVFRPCGDGDVRVWPTKLDGRSLVCIELDSPDGRALLETPAPAVSAWLERTLRVVPPGSEQGHLDLDKGLSELLAMAPTEAADEQRPGGPRTSEESPESGA from the coding sequence ATGCACACCGTGGTGGAGCGAGAGCTGGAGCTGGGCCTGGTCCTGTCACCGGGGCGGAGTGTTCCGGTGCCGGCCCGGCTGACGTACCGGACGGACGACCCGTACGCCGTCCATGTCGCGTTTCATATCGGTTCCCACTCCCCGGTCCGGTGGACCTTCGCCCGCGAACTGCTCGTCGAGGGCGTGTTCCGGCCGTGCGGCGACGGCGATGTCCGGGTGTGGCCGACCAAGCTGGACGGGCGCAGCCTGGTCTGTATCGAGCTGGACTCGCCGGACGGCCGGGCGCTGCTGGAGACACCGGCCCCCGCGGTCTCCGCTTGGCTGGAGCGCACGTTGCGGGTGGTGCCGCCGGGGTCCGAGCAGGGGCATCTGGACCTCGACAAAGGGCTGAGCGAACTGCTCGCCATGGCGCCGACGGAGGCGGCGGACGAGCAGCGGCCGGGCGGCCCCAGGACCTCGGAGGAGTCTCCCGAGTCCGGGGCGTGA
- a CDS encoding RDD family protein, translating to MSAPTSGSAGGSPTPGFYPDPSIPGYIRYWNGAAWVPGTSRPAPAEGEAMPAPPPGVTPVPTPGVEETGPVFFDEEGTAGGSAVPAVRQSGEVEARPAAGWDDPARLHGTGPEPAASWQADASRQGGYGAETDRRISWGSPDQAPAGTPSGAAPWGGVPPQREQGGDGVPAGEAPGASSPARTEGPSDGTVAIRAVNPAARRGNTSGDQGTTAIRAVRPGAAQPAKGGETMAIRVAGGGRTPAPSAAPGDASPQSLPSVGDRQQGRPAPQTPGPQASAPCAGLPAQGGAAPAASGAQGADADGVIPWKPPAAADPFSALAQAAQGHPAGLGRRLAARLIDTLVLGAVTAAVAVPLWSTVTDHIDAKVEAAKQSGRQMTVYLVDGTTIPVFATILAVLLLGGALYEALPTLKWGRTLGKKLCGVRVIDIESHDTPALGAALRRWFVYSVLGVLVVGVLNVLWCLFDRPWRQCWHDKVARTFVASG from the coding sequence ATGAGCGCCCCTACCTCAGGATCCGCCGGCGGTAGCCCCACGCCAGGCTTCTACCCGGACCCGTCCATCCCCGGCTACATCCGGTACTGGAACGGTGCCGCATGGGTGCCGGGCACCAGCCGGCCCGCCCCCGCCGAGGGCGAGGCGATGCCCGCACCGCCGCCCGGTGTAACCCCGGTGCCAACCCCTGGGGTCGAGGAGACCGGGCCGGTGTTCTTCGACGAGGAAGGGACGGCCGGCGGCTCCGCGGTGCCGGCCGTACGCCAGAGCGGCGAGGTCGAGGCCCGGCCCGCCGCCGGCTGGGACGACCCGGCCCGGCTGCACGGCACCGGCCCCGAACCGGCGGCCTCCTGGCAGGCCGACGCCTCCCGGCAGGGCGGCTACGGCGCCGAGACCGACCGCCGGATCTCCTGGGGCTCACCGGACCAGGCGCCCGCCGGTACTCCGTCGGGCGCAGCTCCCTGGGGCGGGGTGCCGCCGCAGCGCGAGCAGGGCGGCGACGGGGTCCCGGCCGGCGAGGCGCCCGGCGCGTCCTCGCCCGCGCGCACCGAGGGCCCGTCCGACGGGACGGTCGCCATCCGGGCCGTGAACCCGGCCGCCCGCCGCGGCAACACCTCCGGGGACCAGGGCACCACCGCCATCCGCGCCGTACGGCCCGGCGCCGCGCAGCCCGCCAAGGGCGGCGAGACCATGGCGATCCGGGTCGCGGGCGGCGGCCGCACCCCGGCGCCGTCCGCCGCGCCCGGTGACGCCTCACCGCAGTCGCTGCCGTCCGTCGGCGACCGGCAGCAGGGCCGCCCGGCGCCGCAGACCCCCGGCCCGCAGGCTTCCGCCCCCTGCGCCGGCCTGCCGGCGCAGGGCGGTGCCGCACCGGCCGCATCCGGCGCGCAGGGCGCCGACGCCGACGGCGTCATCCCCTGGAAGCCGCCGGCCGCCGCCGATCCCTTCTCGGCTCTGGCCCAGGCCGCGCAGGGCCACCCGGCAGGCCTCGGCCGCAGGCTGGCGGCCCGGCTGATCGACACGCTGGTGCTGGGGGCGGTCACCGCCGCGGTGGCCGTTCCCCTGTGGAGCACCGTCACGGACCACATCGACGCCAAGGTCGAGGCGGCCAAGCAGTCCGGCCGCCAGATGACGGTCTATCTGGTCGACGGCACCACCATCCCGGTCTTCGCCACGATCCTGGCCGTCCTGCTGCTCGGCGGAGCGCTCTACGAGGCGCTGCCGACCCTCAAGTGGGGCCGCACCCTGGGCAAGAAGCTGTGCGGCGTACGGGTCATCGACATCGAGAGCCATGACACCCCGGCCCTCGGCGCGGCGCTGCGGCGCTGGTTCGTCTACAGCGTGCTCGGCGTGCTCGTCGTCGGTGTGCTGAACGTTCTCTGGTGCCTGTTCGACCGGCCGTGGCGCCAGTGCTGGCACGACAAGGTCGCGCGGACGTTCGTCGCCTCCGGCTGA
- a CDS encoding RDD family protein, translating to MSTDQPRPGSGEPPEDDPFLKTPQEPPAGGAPRNSSPRENGAPRNHAPRGNGTGAGAGGAPPPGGPPPPGGTPPPYGPPPPGGTQPPYTGAPYGSGPYAGDPYGGQPGPADPLAGMPPLANRGRRLVARIIDAIIIGVPVSVIMTLIVGGVDYFSTDSVEAGRQSTVTGVTMLAYLIYEGLMLSSRGQTLGKMAMKIRVAMLANGSIPTAQAGWTRAAVYTLPEIVPCCGFIFWLVNVLWCTWDQPYHQCLHDKAAKTVVVSTQTPAQTAGAPSA from the coding sequence ATGAGTACCGACCAGCCCCGGCCCGGTTCCGGTGAGCCGCCGGAGGACGACCCGTTCCTGAAGACGCCGCAGGAGCCCCCGGCGGGCGGCGCTCCCCGTAACAGCTCGCCCCGCGAGAACGGCGCCCCGCGCAACCACGCTCCGCGCGGCAACGGTACCGGCGCCGGAGCAGGCGGCGCGCCACCCCCGGGAGGCCCGCCGCCCCCGGGCGGAACTCCCCCTCCGTACGGGCCCCCGCCCCCGGGCGGCACCCAGCCGCCCTACACCGGCGCCCCGTACGGCAGCGGCCCGTATGCCGGTGACCCCTACGGCGGGCAGCCCGGTCCGGCCGATCCGCTGGCCGGTATGCCGCCATTGGCGAACCGCGGGCGCCGGCTCGTGGCGCGCATCATCGACGCGATCATCATCGGGGTACCGGTATCCGTGATCATGACGCTGATCGTCGGCGGGGTGGACTACTTCAGCACCGACAGCGTGGAGGCCGGCCGGCAGTCGACGGTAACGGGCGTCACCATGCTGGCGTATCTCATCTACGAAGGGCTGATGCTCTCCAGCCGCGGCCAGACCCTCGGCAAGATGGCGATGAAGATCCGGGTGGCGATGCTCGCGAACGGCTCGATCCCCACCGCGCAGGCGGGCTGGACCCGGGCCGCGGTCTATACGCTGCCGGAGATCGTGCCGTGCTGCGGCTTTATCTTCTGGCTGGTCAACGTCCTGTGGTGTACGTGGGACCAGCCGTATCACCAGTGTCTGCACGACAAGGCGGCGAAGACCGTGGTGGTGTCCACACAGACGCCGGCACAGACGGCCGGAGCCCCTTCGGCGTGA
- a CDS encoding immune inhibitor A domain-containing protein, whose translation MRDNRTVFRSAALATAIAAIGAAALSSGVAAADAQGPSPVARRHDPAPERTVDHDLKGPFSDRQAAERKEALQQVISGDAKATVRGGSKVVKLGKSKYVELARQKTDKIFTILVDFGDKVDNTTMYDPDGDGPKPPVKKYGGDPGPAHNQIAQPDRAEDNSTAWQKDFNQKHFQDLYFSHDKKKQSLAKYYEKQSSGRYSVNGEVSDWVKVDSNEARYGSNYCGQTNCASAWDLIRDGVNQWAKDQKAKGRTDAQIKADLSKYDQWDRYDHDGDGNFNEPDGYIDHFQIVHAGEDESAGGGVQKTNAIWAHRWYAYGTDAGKTGPTANKAGGTQIGDTGIWVGDYTMQPENGGLGVFAHEYGHDLGLPDEYDTTGTGESSVDFWSLMSGGSWLGTGKDNIGNLPGDMSAWDKLQLGWLNYGKAKAATKSTHKLGVAEYNTKNKQAVVVELPAKKVKTDIVAPAEGSHQWWSDMGNDLKNTLTRQVDLTGKSKASLGLKGWWDIEKDYDYLYAEVSTDGGNNWTALDGTANGKAIPRDGSDKPALTGTVAAYQDLAYPLDAYAGKKIDLRFRYQTDGGAAQKGFAADSIGVTADGKALFSDNAESGDNGWTSKGFSRIGASFTKDYPQYYLAENRQYVSYDKTLKVGPYNFGWTTAKPSWVEHFPYQNGVLIWLWDTSQPDNNVGQHPGSGQILPVDAHPKAERWADGKLMRNRFQSYDSTFTRYRTDALTLHKDGKQVTIASKPGITLFDDRHGVYYDKANPTGGVIVPDTNTRIKIAKEARDGSSVTLQVGPAGK comes from the coding sequence GTGAGAGACAACAGAACGGTGTTCAGATCGGCCGCCCTGGCCACGGCAATCGCCGCGATCGGGGCGGCCGCTTTGTCTTCGGGGGTGGCCGCGGCCGACGCGCAGGGACCCTCGCCCGTGGCCAGGCGCCATGACCCGGCCCCCGAGCGGACCGTGGACCACGACCTCAAGGGCCCGTTCAGCGACCGTCAGGCCGCCGAGCGCAAGGAAGCCCTCCAGCAGGTGATCTCCGGTGACGCCAAGGCGACCGTGCGGGGCGGTTCCAAGGTCGTCAAGCTCGGCAAGAGCAAGTACGTCGAGCTCGCCCGGCAGAAGACCGACAAGATCTTCACCATCCTGGTGGACTTCGGCGACAAGGTCGACAACACCACGATGTACGACCCGGACGGCGACGGCCCCAAGCCGCCGGTGAAGAAGTACGGCGGCGACCCCGGCCCGGCGCACAACCAGATAGCCCAGCCGGACCGTGCCGAGGACAACAGCACGGCCTGGCAGAAGGACTTCAACCAGAAGCACTTCCAGGACCTCTACTTCTCGCACGACAAGAAGAAGCAGTCGCTGGCCAAGTACTACGAGAAGCAGTCCTCGGGCCGCTACTCGGTCAACGGCGAGGTCTCCGACTGGGTCAAGGTCGACTCGAACGAGGCCCGCTACGGCTCCAACTACTGCGGCCAGACCAACTGCGCCAGCGCCTGGGACCTGATCCGCGACGGCGTCAACCAGTGGGCCAAGGACCAGAAGGCCAAGGGCCGCACCGACGCCCAGATCAAGGCCGACCTGTCCAAGTACGACCAGTGGGACCGCTACGACCACGACGGCGACGGCAACTTCAACGAGCCCGACGGGTACATCGACCACTTCCAGATCGTGCACGCCGGCGAGGACGAGTCCGCGGGCGGCGGCGTCCAGAAGACCAACGCCATCTGGGCGCACCGCTGGTACGCGTACGGCACCGACGCCGGCAAGACCGGCCCCACCGCCAACAAGGCGGGCGGCACCCAGATCGGTGACACCGGCATCTGGGTCGGCGACTACACCATGCAGCCGGAGAACGGCGGACTCGGCGTCTTCGCCCACGAGTACGGCCACGACCTGGGCCTGCCGGACGAGTACGACACCACCGGCACCGGCGAATCCTCGGTGGACTTCTGGTCGTTGATGTCGGGCGGCTCCTGGCTCGGCACCGGCAAGGACAACATCGGCAACCTGCCCGGCGACATGAGCGCCTGGGACAAGCTGCAGCTGGGCTGGCTCAACTACGGCAAGGCGAAGGCCGCCACGAAGTCCACCCACAAGCTGGGCGTCGCCGAGTACAACACCAAGAACAAGCAGGCGGTGGTCGTCGAACTGCCCGCCAAGAAGGTCAAGACCGATATCGTCGCGCCCGCGGAGGGCTCCCACCAGTGGTGGAGCGACATGGGCAACGACCTCAAGAACACCCTGACCCGGCAGGTGGACCTCACCGGCAAGTCCAAGGCGTCCCTGGGCCTCAAGGGCTGGTGGGACATCGAGAAGGACTACGACTACCTCTACGCCGAGGTCTCCACCGACGGCGGCAACAACTGGACGGCGCTGGACGGCACCGCGAACGGCAAGGCCATCCCGCGCGACGGCAGCGACAAGCCCGCCCTGACCGGCACCGTCGCCGCCTACCAGGACCTCGCCTACCCGCTGGACGCCTACGCGGGCAAGAAGATCGACCTGCGCTTCCGCTACCAGACCGACGGCGGCGCGGCACAGAAGGGCTTCGCGGCCGACAGCATCGGCGTCACCGCCGACGGCAAGGCGCTCTTCAGCGACAACGCCGAGAGCGGCGACAACGGCTGGACCAGCAAGGGCTTCTCGCGCATCGGTGCGTCCTTCACCAAGGACTACCCGCAGTACTACCTCGCCGAGAACCGCCAGTACGTGTCGTACGACAAGACCCTCAAGGTCGGCCCGTACAACTTCGGCTGGACCACCGCCAAGCCGAGCTGGGTGGAGCACTTCCCGTACCAGAACGGCGTGCTGATCTGGCTGTGGGACACCTCGCAGCCGGACAACAACGTCGGCCAGCACCCCGGCTCCGGGCAGATCCTGCCGGTCGACGCGCACCCCAAGGCCGAGCGCTGGGCCGACGGCAAGCTGATGCGCAACCGCTTCCAGTCCTACGACTCGACCTTCACGCGCTACCGGACCGACGCCCTGACCCTCCACAAGGACGGCAAGCAGGTCACGATCGCGTCCAAGCCGGGCATCACGCTCTTCGACGACCGGCACGGCGTCTACTACGACAAGGCGAACCCGACCGGTGGTGTGATCGTCCCTGACACCAACACCCGGATCAAGATCGCCAAGGAGGCCCGGGACGGCTCCTCGGTGACGCTTCAGGTCGGCCCCGCCGGTAAGTAA
- a CDS encoding isochorismatase family protein gives MHRALIVVDVQNDFCEGGSLAVAGGADVAAAITDLIGQTAGGCYRHVVASRDHHIDPGDHFSATPDYETSWPVHCVAGTEGSGFHPNFAPALASGAIDAVFDKGAYTGAYSGFEGSDENGTSLADWLRAHHVSEVDVVGIATDHCVRLTALDALRAGLRTHVLLDLTAGVAAHTTERALGELRAAGAELTGKPVGLGG, from the coding sequence ATGCACCGGGCATTGATCGTCGTTGATGTGCAGAACGACTTCTGCGAAGGCGGCAGCCTCGCGGTGGCGGGAGGTGCGGATGTGGCCGCGGCGATCACCGATCTGATCGGCCAGACGGCCGGCGGCTGCTACCGCCATGTCGTGGCCAGCCGGGACCACCACATCGATCCCGGCGACCACTTCTCCGCCACCCCCGACTACGAGACCTCCTGGCCGGTGCACTGCGTGGCCGGCACCGAAGGCAGCGGCTTCCACCCCAACTTCGCCCCGGCGCTCGCCTCCGGCGCCATCGACGCGGTCTTCGACAAGGGCGCTTACACCGGCGCCTACAGCGGTTTCGAGGGCTCGGACGAGAACGGCACCTCGCTCGCGGACTGGCTGCGCGCGCACCACGTCAGCGAGGTCGACGTGGTCGGCATCGCGACCGATCACTGCGTACGCCTCACCGCCCTGGACGCGCTCCGCGCCGGGCTGCGCACCCATGTCCTGCTGGATCTGACCGCCGGGGTGGCCGCGCACACCACCGAGCGGGCGCTCGGGGAGCTGCGGGCGGCCGGCGCCGAGCTGACCGGCAAGCCGGTCGGCCTCGGCGGCTGA
- a CDS encoding nicotinate phosphoribosyltransferase, translating to MNTADLGLPVAVPSTALFTDQYELTMLQAALRSGTAGRRSVFEVFTRRLPEGRRYGVVGGTGRVLDAVENFRFDETILGFLRERGILDEPTLAWLAGFRFRGDIWGYPEGEVYFPGSPIMRVEGTFAEAVLLETVILSILNHDSAVAAAASRMSVAAGARPLMEMGARRTHELGAVAASRAAYLGGFHTTSDLAAGFRYGIPTVGTSAHAFTLLHDTERDAFTAQVDSLGSGTTLLVDTFDVAEAVRTAVEVAGPGLGAVRIDSGDLLLIAHRVRQQLDELGATKTKIVVTSDLDEYAIASLAAAPVDAYGVGTQLVTGSGHPTCAMVYKLVARADSEEPGAPLRPVAKKSMGAKSSLGGRKWAARRLDEDGVATAEVIGTGAVPAELADRQLLVPLVSAGTVVAREPLDAARDRHIAARDRLPLSATQLSRGEPVLATEYV from the coding sequence ATGAACACAGCAGACCTGGGGCTGCCGGTGGCCGTGCCGTCGACTGCGCTCTTCACCGACCAGTACGAACTCACCATGTTGCAGGCCGCGTTGCGGTCCGGTACCGCGGGCCGGCGGTCGGTCTTCGAGGTCTTCACCCGCCGGCTCCCCGAGGGTCGCCGCTACGGCGTGGTGGGCGGCACCGGCCGGGTGCTGGACGCGGTGGAGAACTTCCGCTTCGACGAGACGATCCTCGGCTTCCTGCGCGAGCGCGGCATTCTCGACGAGCCGACGCTCGCCTGGCTGGCCGGCTTCCGCTTCCGCGGCGACATCTGGGGCTACCCGGAGGGCGAGGTCTACTTCCCCGGCTCCCCCATCATGCGGGTCGAGGGCACCTTCGCCGAGGCGGTCCTCCTGGAGACGGTGATCCTCTCGATCCTCAACCACGACTCCGCGGTGGCCGCGGCCGCCTCCCGGATGTCGGTGGCGGCAGGCGCCCGCCCGCTGATGGAGATGGGCGCCCGGCGCACCCATGAGCTCGGCGCGGTGGCCGCGTCCCGTGCCGCCTACCTCGGCGGCTTCCACACCACCTCCGACCTGGCGGCCGGCTTCCGCTACGGCATCCCCACCGTGGGCACCAGCGCGCACGCCTTCACCCTGCTGCACGACACCGAGCGGGACGCCTTCACCGCGCAGGTCGACAGCCTGGGCAGCGGGACGACCCTGCTCGTGGACACCTTCGACGTCGCCGAGGCGGTGCGCACCGCGGTGGAGGTGGCAGGCCCCGGTCTCGGCGCCGTCCGGATCGACTCCGGCGATCTGCTGCTGATCGCCCACCGGGTGCGCCAGCAGCTCGACGAGCTGGGCGCCACCAAGACCAAGATCGTGGTCACCAGCGACCTGGACGAGTACGCCATCGCCTCGCTGGCCGCCGCACCGGTGGACGCGTACGGCGTCGGCACCCAGCTGGTGACCGGCAGCGGGCACCCGACCTGCGCGATGGTCTACAAGCTGGTCGCCCGCGCCGACAGCGAGGAGCCGGGCGCCCCGCTGCGGCCGGTGGCGAAGAAGTCGATGGGCGCCAAGAGTTCGCTCGGCGGCCGCAAATGGGCCGCGCGCCGGCTCGACGAGGACGGTGTGGCCACCGCCGAGGTCATCGGCACCGGCGCCGTCCCGGCGGAGCTGGCCGACCGGCAGCTGCTGGTGCCACTGGTCAGCGCCGGCACGGTGGTGGCCCGCGAGCCGCTGGACGCCGCCCGCGACCGGCATATCGCCGCCCGCGACCGGCTGCCGCTGTCGGCGACCCAGCTCTCCCGCGGCGAGCCCGTACTGGCGACCGAGTACGTCTGA
- the clpS gene encoding ATP-dependent Clp protease adapter ClpS, whose protein sequence is MSAHPSPTITLRPHRCTLSVPVETERPQSSEAPFEVPEPDVPWVTIVHNDPVNLMSYVSYVFQSYFGYSKDKAHQLMLDVHHKGRAVVSSGSREEMERDVQAMHGYGLWATLQQDRR, encoded by the coding sequence GTGAGCGCCCACCCGTCACCCACGATCACGCTCCGGCCGCATCGCTGCACCCTCAGTGTCCCGGTCGAGACCGAGCGCCCCCAGTCGAGCGAGGCCCCCTTCGAGGTCCCCGAACCCGACGTCCCGTGGGTCACGATCGTCCACAACGACCCGGTCAACCTCATGAGCTACGTCTCGTACGTGTTCCAGTCGTACTTCGGCTACTCCAAGGACAAGGCGCACCAGTTGATGCTCGACGTCCATCACAAGGGACGCGCGGTGGTCTCCAGCGGCAGCCGCGAGGAAATGGAACGCGACGTGCAGGCCATGCACGGCTACGGCCTGTGGGCGACCCTTCAGCAGGACCGCCGATGA